A window of Actinomadura viridis genomic DNA:
TGGCCGACCGGGTGTGCGAGGAGAACAGCTCGGGGTGGCGCGAGACGTGGATGACGTCCTGGTGCCGCGTGATCGCCCAGAAGCCGGGGACGCCCTCGTTCGGGTCGCGGTGCCAGTGCACCGGGTCGTTGTCGCGCAGCCAGGTGAACGCCTCGTGCGGGACGCCGCCCTGCTCGTAGACGCCGGGGTCGATGACGTCGATGCCGGGGGCGATGCCGATCTCTGGGGGCATGGTGATCCTTCGTGCCGGGGTGGTCGGGCGCGGACGTGCGTCGGGCGTGCTCGGGGACGAGGGACGTGGACGGCGCGGGAGACGAGGCCGGGGGCGGCCGAAGTGACGTGACTGAGCGCTTGCTTGGTGGGCTGGGCCTAGAACACGTTCTAACATGAGACTGGAGTCTCATCAAGGGTCCGGGAGCGGGAGTGACGCGCGTCGCACGGGCGGCGGGAGCGGGGACGCCGGGGGCGCGGTGGGACGCCGGATCGGACGGAGGCGTGCCGGGGCCGGCCACCGTCGGGACGAGGCCGGCCCGCCGGTCAGGACGAGGCGGGCGCGCCGGTCAGGACGAGGCGGGCGCGCTGGTCAGGACGAAGCCGAGGGAGCCGCCCGCGTCCTGGCGCCGGGCGATCCCGCGCCGTTCCAGGGCGCGCAGGTGGGCGGCGGCCTCGCCCGCGGCCATCCGGCGGGACGTCAGGGGCATCGCGTCCCAGGGGGCCCGCCAGGTCATCCCCGCGGCCAGCCGCCAGAGCGTGGCGGGCTCCGCGGAGAGCAGCGCGGTCACCTCGGCCAGCCGTTCCTCGTGGTGGGCGGCGATCGCCTCCGCGCGCTCGGCCAGGCCGCGGAAGCGGTACTGGTGCGCGGGCAGCACCTCGCCCGCCGGGACCTGGGCGACCCGTGCGAGCGAGGCCAGGAAGTCGCCCAGCGGGTCGACGCCGGGGGTGTCGTACGGGTACAGCCCGATGTGCGGGGTGATCCGTGGCAGCACGTGGTCGCCGGTGAAGATCCGGTCGCCGTCCTCCAGGTGCAGGCAGAGGTGGCCGGGCGTGTGGCCGGGGGTCCATACCGCGCGCAGCGTCCGGCCGGGCAGGTCGACCAGCTCGCCGTCGTCCAGCTCGCGGTCGGGGGCGGCGGGCGGGTCCACGCGCTCCCGGCCCTCGTACCCGGCCAGCTCGCCCTCGGCGGCGCCCGCGCGGCGCAGCGCGTCCAGCTCCCAGGTGCCGCCGGAGTCCTGCTCGACCACGCCGCGGAAGGTCGCGAGGAGCGCCGCGTCGGCGCGGTGCATGGCCACCCAGGCACCCGACGCCTCCCGGACCCGGCCCGCGAGTCCCGCGTGGTCGGGGTGGAAGTGGGTGACCACGACCCCGGAGACGTCGCCGACGTCGAGGCCGAGGACCGCCAGCCCGTTCTTGAGGGCCGACCAGGCGTCCTCGTGCTGCCAGCCCGCGTCCACCAGCACGGGACCGCGCGGGCCGTCCAGCGCGTACACGAGGGTGTAGGCGAGCGGGTTGCCCGGGATCGGTACCGGAACGCTCCACACCCCTCCGCCGAGGTCCTCGGGCACCGGTTCGGGACGGGCCGCAGGGCGTGCCGCAGGATGGGCCGCAGGGCGTGCCGAGGAACGTGGGGCGGGACGCGGCTCGGGCCGCACGCTAGATCCGTTCCAGGACGGTCGCGGTGGACAGCGCCCCGCCGCAGCACATCGTGACCAGGGCGGTCGCGGCGTCCCGGCGTTCCAGCTCGTGCAGGGCGGTGGTGATCAGCCGGGCGCCGGTCGCGCCGACCGGGTGCCCCAGCGCGATCGCGCCGCCGTTGACGTTGACCCGGTCCATGTCCGGGCCGTGCACCGAGGCCCAGGACAGCACCACCGCGGCGAACGCCTCGTTGATCTCGGTGATGTCGATGTCGGCCATGGTCATGCCCGCCCGCGCCAGGGCCCGCTCGGTCGACTGCACCGGCCCGTCCAGGTGGTAGTACGGCTCGGAGCCGACGAGGGCCTGCGTCCTGATCCGGGCGCGGGGGCGCAGGCCGAGGGCCCGGGCCCGGTCCTCGTCCATGACCAGGACGGCGGCGGCGCCGTCGGAGATCTGCGACGAGGTGCCCGCGGTGTGCAGCGCCTCCTCGCCCAGCACCGGCTTCAGGCGGGCCAGCCCCTCCGTGGTGGTCTCGCGCAGGCCCTGGTCGCGGGTGACCGTCCGGGTCTCGCCGGTCGGGGCGCCCTCGGCGTCCAGCACCGGCGCCTCGATCGGCGCGATCTCCCGGTCGAACCGGCCGTCCGCCCACGCCTTGGCGGCCAGCTGCTGGGACCGCGCCCCGAAGGCGTCCAGGTCGGCGCGGGTGAGGCCGCGCCGGCGCGCGATCCGCTCGGCGGCCTCGAACTGGTTGGGCATGTCGAGCGACCAGTCGTCAGGGCGCGGGTTCGCGGGCAGGACGTTGCTGCCCAGCGGCGACCGGCTCATCACCTCGACGCCGCCGCCGATCGCCACGTCCACCGCGCCCGCGGCGACCTGCGACGCCGCCAGATGCACCGCCTGCTGGGCCGATCCGCACTGGGCGTCGATCGTGGTGACGCCGGCCTGCCAGGGCAGCCCCGCGTACAGCCAGGCGTACCGGCCGACGTGCCCGCCCTGCTCGCCGGCCTGCGTCACGCATCCGGCGAAGACCTGCTCGACCTGGCCGGCCTCCAGCCCGGATCGCTCCAGCAGCGCCGAGTACGCGTGGGCCAGCACGGCCTGCGCCTTCAGCCCGGCCAGCCAGCCGTTGCGCTTCCCGAGCGGCGTGCGTACCGCGTCGACGATCACGGGCGTGCCCATGCGCTCTCCCTCGAACCGACCTTCCAGAACGCGATTCACCCGACTGTAACGTGTTCTACTTTCACGCGAAAGGGGAACCAGTGACCTGGAACGCGTTATGAGACCGTCCTCACGCGGAGGGTCGCGTACGTCGGGACCAGGACCCGGGAGGCGGCGCGCCGGGAGACGACCCGGTACGGGCGGCCCGCCGCGAGCAGCGTCTCCAGCATCCGGGTGACCTGCGTCCGCGCGACCGCCGCGCCCAGGCACAGGTGGCGCCCGCCGCCGAACCACAGCTGGCGCGTCTCGGGCACGTAGTCGCGCTTGACGTCGAACGGGCCGACGGCGCCGGTGGCCCGGTAGGTCAGGAGCAGGATCCGCTCCCCGGCCTCCAGCCGCCGCCCCGCGACCGTGGTGTCGCGCGCGACGTGGCGTCCGATGACGGCGGCGGGGGTGGAGACGCGCAGCCCCTCCCGTACCGCGTTCTCCATCAGCCCGGGGTCGTCCAGCAGGAGCCGCTGCTGGCCGGTGTCGTGGAGGAGGGCGACCGTGCGGGAGGTGCCCGACGCCCCGGTCTCGGTGCCCGCGATGGCCAGCAGGGTGGCCAGCCCGCGGGCGAGCGGGAGCCCCAGGTCCATCTCGCGGCACCGGCCCAGGATGGTGCCGGTCCCGGCGGTACGGTAGGCGTCCTCGACCCCGGCGGTGATCTCGCCGACGATGGCCCGCGCCCGGGCGAGCACCGCGGGGTCCAGCTCGGTGGAGGCGGTGGTGCCCATCGCCAGCCCGGCCAGGCGTTCCCCGGCGGCGAAGACCCTCCGGTAGGCGTCGTCGTCCCGGCCGGCGGGAAGCCCCAGGAGGTCGGCGACCAGGCGTCCGGCCAGCACGCGGGTCGTGTCGGCGACGTCGACCGTCTCCCCGCCGGCCAGCCGTTCGGCGAGCCGGGCGTAGTGCGCGCCCTGCGAACGTTCCACCAGCTCGCGGGCGCTGTCCTCGGTGAACAGGTCCCGGGCCCGGGTGCGCACCTCGGCGTGCCGGGCGCCCCCGAAGAACCGCCCCATCTCGTCCCCGAAGAGCTGCGCCCACATGTGGCCGACCCCGCCCTCGCCGACCATGCTGAAGCCGGCGTGGTCGTTGAGCACCCGCCGGGCCAGCAACGGGTCGGTCACCACCCACCCCAGCCTCGGCACGCGCGTGATGGGCCCGGTGTGCCGCGCGGCCTCCAGCAGTGCGAAGAGCCCCTTGTTGCCGTTCCAGAGCAGCCGGGCCTCATGCCGGGCCGCCGCCTTGGCGTTCGTCCTGATCACCCCGAAAGTGTGCAACCCCGACCCGAGTGGTCCGACAGCGCATACCGCTTTATAAGGGTGAGTAGTGATACTCATCCCGACCTGGGGTGAAGTGCTCCCGTGAGGTTCCGTAGGGTTCCCCTGGTCAGGCGGGCGCGCGGCGCGCGAGGCTGGCGGCACGCCGACGACGGATCTACAGGAAGCGGGACCCGATCATGAGAGCCCGGATCGCGGGGGTGGCCGCCCACCTGCCCGAACGCACGGTTACCAGTGCCGAGGTGGAGGCGCGGGTACGGGCGGAGAGCCCTGGCTACCGGCCGCATCCGACCATCGTCGAGCGGATGACCGGCATCGCCGCCCGCCACGTCATGCGCGACGGCGAGCAGGCGTCGGACCTGGCGGTGGCCGCGGCCCGCCGCCTGCTGGACGAGCTCGGGCTCGGCCCGGACCGGCTGGACCTGCTGATCTTCGGCTCCGCCTCGCAGGACCTGATCGAGCCGGCGACCGCGCACATCGTCGCCGCGAAGCTGGGGGCGTCCTGCCCGGTCTTCGACGTCAAGAACGCCTGCAACAGCTTCCTCAACGGCCTGCAGATGGCCGACGCGCTGATCCGCACCGGCCAGCACGAGCGGGTGCTGGTGTGCACGGGGGAGAGCCCGTCCCGGGCGATCCGCTGGAACGTGCGCGACCGGGCGCAGTTCGCCGACGCCTTCGCCGGCTACACGCTCTCCGACGCCGGCGCGGCGATGCTGGTGGAGGCCGCCCCCGACGGCGGGATCTTCTACCGCGACTTCGCCGCGGTCTCCAGCGCCTGGCGGGTGGGCACGCTGCCCGCCGGCGGCTCCATGCATCCCCGCGATCCCGAGTTCACCTACTTCAGCGGCGACGGGCGCCGGCTGAAGGACGCCTTCGTCGGGAACGGCCCCGAGATCTTTCTCACCGCCCTGGAGAAGACCGGCCTGACCTGGGACGACTTCGCCGTCGTCTGCGTCCACCAGGTGACCGCCCGCTACACCGAGCTGCTGAGGTCGATCCTGGACATCCCCGCCGGCCGGCTGGTGGTGACGCTGCCCGAGCACGGCAACCTGGCGTCGGCCTCGCTGCCGTTCCAGCTGGACACGGCGCTGCGGGAAGGGCGGTGCGGGCCGGGCGACCGGGTCGCCCTGGTCGGGCTCGCGGGCGGTGTCAGCCTCGGCGTCACCTTCGCCGAGCTGTGAGGGGGGCCGTGCCGATGGACCTGTGGGTGGTGATCCCCGCCTACGACGAGGAACGCTCGATCGGCGCCACGCTGCGCCGCCTGGCCGAGCAGACCGACACCGGCTTCACCGTGGTCGTGGTCGACAACGGGAGCACCGACGGCACGGCCGGCGTCGTCCGGGCGTTCGCCGCGGACGGCGCCGGGCCGCGGGTGCGGCTGGTCACCGAGCCGCAGAAGGGCACCGGCGCCGCCGCCGACACCGGCATCCGGCACGCCATCGGCGCCGGGGCCACGCACGTCGCCCGCACGGACGCCGACTGCCTGCCCGGCCCGGAGTGGATCGCCGCGGTGAAGCGGGCGTTCGGCGAGGGCCTGGAGATGGTCAGCGGCCCGCTGCGCCCGCGCACCGACGAGTTCCGGCTGAAGCTGTGGGAACGGCGGCTGCTGCCCGCCGTCATCGGGATCGCGGCCTTCTTCGGGCGCATCCGGCCGGGCAACCAGGACCCGCTCGCCCTCGGCCCGTACCTGATGATGCCGGGCTGCAACGTCGCGATCACCGCCGAGCTGTACGACCGGTCCGGCGGCTTCCCGCGCACCAGGATCGAGGACGTCCACGAGGACCGCGCCCTGGTCAACCGGGTGCGCCGGCTGACCACCGCGTACGGGCTGCGCAAGGACATGGTCGTGTACGGCTCGGTGCGGCGGCTGCGCGCCTACGGGCTGGTCGGCACCCTGAGCTGGTACGCCGACCACCGCTACACGCCCGAGGTCGTCGACATCCGGCTGGGGGACCTCCGGTGACCGGCGCCCCGAAGACCCTTGACCGGGCCCTGGCGGGCCGGAGCGCGGAAGGCTGGGAGCGGAGGCTGTACCTGGCCGCGCACCCCTTCGCCTACCCGCTGCTGCGCGGCCTGGCGCGGCGCGGGCCGGCCGTCCGGGTGCCGGGCGTCGGGGTGGTCGTCAACGACGCCGGCCTCGCCCGCCGGATCCTGATGGACGGCGAGACCTTCCGCAAGGACGGGCCGGGCTCGCCGGGCGACCTGTGGACCCCCGTCCTCGGCCCGTCCGTCCTGCTCAACATGGAGGGCGAGGCGCACCGCGCGCTGCGCCGCCGCCTGACCGAGCTGTTCACCCCCTCCTACACCGACGCCCTGTGCGCCCGGGTGCTGGCCGGCCCGCTGGACCGCCTGGCCGGCCGGCTGGCGCGCGGCGCGGACGTCGACCTGGTGGACACCACGCGGGTGCTGGCCGGGGCGGTGATGAGCGAGGTCATCGGCCTGGAGACCGGCCAGGGCGCCGAGGCCGAGGCCGCGTACCGGCGGCTGTTCGAGCAGGGGGAACGGATCGTCTCGATGATCTCGCTGCGCACCCGGCGGCTGTCCCCGGCCCAGATCCGGCGGGCCCGCGCGGTGCTCGACCCGCTCGGCGACATCGCGGCCAAGGCGTACGCGGCGGGCGGCGACACCACGGTGATGGGACGCATGCGGGAACTCGGGCTGTCGGAGGCGGAGGCGCGCGGCGCGGCCGGGGCGTTCTTCCTCACCGGCACCGAGACCGTCGCCACGCTGGTCCCGCGCCTGGTCGCGCTGCTGCACGACACGGGCCGCCTGGACGGCCCCGCCACCGCCCGCACCGGCCGCCTCGACCGGCTGATCGACGAGGCCATGCGGGTCACCACCCCGACGCCGGTCATGCTGCGCAGCGTGCACCGCGACGCCGACCTGGACGGCGTGGCGGCCCGGCCGGGGGACCGGATCCTGATCGCCACCCACAACTGCTGCCGCGCGTACGGGCCGTTCGACCCCGACCGCGCGCACCCGCCCGAGCTGCGCCGCCTGTGGTTCGGAGCGGGCCCGCACTTCTGCATCGGCTACCCGCTGGCCATGGCCGAGACCCGCGCGGTCGTCCGGACGGTCCTGGACGCGGCCCCCCTGACGATCACGGGGCGCGCGGCGGCCCGCGGCGTGCTCATCCCGACGTACGCGCGCCTGATGGTGAGGTCGGCATGACCCTCGTTCAGCGGCTCCTGGAGCAGGCCGCCGCGACGCCCGGAGCGGTCGCGCTGGTCGCCGGGGACGGCAACGCGCTCACCTACGGCGACCTGCGCCGCCGCGTGCTGGCCGTCCGCCACGGCCTGGTCACCGCCGGCCTCGAACCGGGGGACGGCGTGCTGTTCTCGGTACGCCCGTCGCCGGAGTCGCTGGTCCTGGCGCTGGGCGTGGTCGCCGCCGGGGGCGTCGTGGTGTTCGCCGACCCGGGCGCGGGACCGGAGATGTTCGCGGCGCGCCTCCGCCTGGCCCGGCCCCGGTGGTCGGCCGCCGAGTCCCTCCTCTACGCGGGCAGCCGGCTGCGGCCCGTCCGCGCCTACGCCCGCCGCCGCGGGCTGCTGCTGCCCGACCTCGCCGGCCTGGAGGTCCCGGGGGAGGGGCGGATGCGGCACGTGTACGTGGGGCGGTGGCTTCCCGGCGTACCGCGCGGCGCCCTGTCCTTCGGCCGTCTCGCCCAGGCCGGGGACGCGCCGGAGCCGTCCGGGCCCGGGGACCCGGACGCGCCCGCCGCGGTCATCTTCACCTCCGGCACCACCGCCGCCCCCAGGGCGGTGGTCCACACCCAGGGGTCCCTGTCCGCCGCCCTGGACCTGTTCCGGACGCGCCTTCCGCTGGGGCCGGGGGACATCGTCCACACCGACCAGCTCATGCTGGGGCTGCCCACCCTCATCTCGGGGGCGCGCTGGTCGATGCCGCCGCTCTTCTGCTCACCGGAGGATTTCGGCCGCCAGCTACGGGAACGAGGGGCGACCCACACCTTCTGCGTTCCCGTCCACCTGGCCGAGGTCCTGGACGCCCATCCGAGGCTCCCCGAAACCCTGCGCCACGTTCTCCTGGGGGCCGCCCCCGCGCCCGCGGCGATCCTGCGCCGCGCCCTGGACGCGACCGGCCCTTCGGCGCAGGTCCTGTCGGTGTACGCGATGACCGAGATCCTCCCGGTGGCGATCGCGTCCGCCCAGGACAAGCTCGCCCACACCCGTTCGGGGGCCGGCGGCGACCTGCTGGGCGAACCCCTCGTGAAGGCCCGCGTCGCCGAGGACGGAGAGCTGCACCTGGCCGGCCCCAACCTCTGCCGCGGCTACCTGGGCGACCCGCCATTGGACGAACTGCCGACCGGTGACCTGGCGCGCCTGGACGACGCCGGGCGCCTCGTCCTCACCGGCCGCAAGAAGGACATGCTGATCCGCGGCAAGTTCAACCTCTACCCCGGCCTGTACGAGCCCGCCATCGCCGCGCTCGACGGCGTCGCCGAGGCCGCGATCGTGGGCGTGCCCGACCCCGCCACCGGGGACGAGGAGGTGGTCCTGGCCGTCGCCGGGGACGGCGAACGGCTCCCCGAACGCCTCGCCGCCCGCCTGCCCGAGGTCATCGACCACGACGCGCTCCCCGACCGCGTCGTCGTGCTGCCCGGGTTGCCCCGCTCCGGCCGAGGCCGCAAGCTCGACCGGGACCGGTTGCGCGAGATGGTGCGGGAGAGGACGGCATGAGGGTCGCGGTGACGGGAGCGTCGGGCTTCGTCGGCGGTGCGGTGTGCCGGGCGCTGGTGGAGCACGGTATCGACACCCGCGCCTACGGCCGCCGCGCCGCCGTGGACCCCGGCCATGTCGCCGGCGCGCCGTACCGTTCCTGGGACCTGACCCGCGGCACCCTGCGGGACGCCCCCGTCGTGGACGCCGTCGTCCACTGCGCGGGAAGCGTCACCGACTGGGGCCCGGTGCCCGAGTTCTTCTCCACCAACCTGACCGGCACCAGGAACGCCCTCGCGACGTTCCCCGGGGCCCGGTTCGTCCACGTGAGCACCGCCAGCGTGTACGACCCCCACCGCCCGACCGTCATGGCCAAGGAGGACGAGGCCCCCGCCGCCCGCCACCTCAACGCCTACGGCGCGTCGAAGGCCGCCGCGGAACGCGCCGTCCTGGCGGTCATGCGCGGCCACGGCCGGACCCGGTGGCGCGGCCCCGGCCGCCGCGAGGCGCTGATCCTGCGCCCGCACGCGGTCTACGGCCCCGGCGACACCACCCTGCTGCCCCGCGTCCTGTCGTCCGTGCGAGGCCCCGTCCTCCTCGCCGTGGGGAACGGGCGGCAGCGGGTCAGCCTCACCTCGATCGGCAACCTCGTCCAGGGCTGCCTCCTGGCGGCGTGCGGCCCGGTCGGGTCGGGCGTCTTCAACATCACCGACGCCGAGCCGGTGACGCTCGACGGCGCGCTCCGGGCCGTCCTGTCCGAACGCGGCGTGCGGGCCCGCCCGGTCTACCTCCCCGCCCGGCCCGTGCGCGGCCTCGCCGCCGCCGCCGAGGGCGCGTTCCTGCTGGCCCGCCGCCCCGAGCCGCCCCGCCTCACCCGCTACGCCGTCGGCCACCTCGCGGTCGAACGCACCCTCGACATCACCGCCGCCCGGACGATCCTGGGCTACAAGCCCGAGGAGACCGACTTCACCGGGGCGGCCACCTGGCTCCCGCCCGTCCGTTGACCTTGGCGGCCCCGGGGGGGCGACTCGCCGCGAGTCAACGTGCGCCGGCCGGCGCCGCGTCCACCGGGGCGCCCCAGTCGATCCGGAACCGGTGCTCGGGCCCGAGCGTCCGCTCCGGGCTGAGGAACGTCCGCGTCGCCAGCGGCATCATCAGCTTCATCATCGCCAGCCCGGCCGGGCCGAGCGTCTTGCTGTTGTTGGTCCGGGCCGCCCGCGCCGCCACCTTCTGGACCCGTTCGCGCCGCAGCCGCTCGTACGCGGCGAACGCGTCCGGCACCTCCGGCAGGTCACGCAGGCACCGGGCCAGCTCGACCGCGCTCTCGGCGGCCAGCGACGCCCCCTGCCCGGAGCTGGGCGAGGGCGCGTGGACCGCGTCGCCGACCAGCACCATCCGCCCGCGATGCCAGCGCGGCACCTTCGGCATGATCTCGACCGTGCCGAGCACGGCCAGCCGCCCGGGCGGGGTGTTCTCCACCAGTTCGCGGCCGGGCCGGTCATCGGCGTAGATCTCGCCGAGCCGCCGGTGCCATTCCCCGGCGGGCACCTCCTGCGCCTGCGCGTAGGTCATCGGCTCCTCGTGCGGGATGTTGCCGAACCACGTCGTGGTCCCGTCCGGCTGCGTCCAGTAGCCGAGGAACGCCCGCTTGCCGAACGCGAAGTAGGCGGTGTCGGGCGCGGCGTCCACGACGACGTCGGCGGTCGCCCCGACGTTCAGCAGCGGGACGTGCGCGGGGCCGGGCGCGCCCGGGTCGATCAGCGTCCGGACCACCGACCGGATGCCGTCCGCGCCGACCAGCAGGTCCGCGCTCGCCTCGGTCCCGTCGGCGAACCGCGCGGTGACGCCGCCGGCGTCCTCCCGGGCGTCCACGAGGCGCTTGCCGTACTCGATCCGGATCCCCTCGGCCGTGGCCAGCTCGTGCAGCACCCGGTAGAGGTCGGGCCGTGACAGCGCCCGGCCGGGCGGCAGCCCCTCCAGGCCCCGCATGACCCCGATCGGCCTGCCCCGGCCGTCGGTGAGGACCGAGTCCGTGATCGGCTGCCCGGCGGCCCGTACCGCCTCGCCCGCGCCGACCACGTCGAGCGCGGCCAGCCCGTTCGGCGCGACCGTCAGCATCGCGCCCACCCCGTCCGCCGTGCTCGCGTACGCCTCGTGGACGACCGGCTCGATGCCCGCCCGCCGCAGTGCCATGGCCGTGACCGGGCCGGCGATGCCGCCCCCGATGACCAGTGCCGTCCTGACCGTCATGATCGACTCCCGAAGATCCGTTGCCATTCGCTGAGGTACTCCGGCGCGCTGAGCGACTCCATGAGCCGGGCGACGAACCCGCGTTCGGCGTCCAGCACCGCCAGCCGGTACTCCTCCTCGACCAGGAACACCCAGGCCACCCCCTGCTCGGTGGCGGCGCGTACGGCGGCGCGGGTCTCCTCCGCCTGCGCGTCCAGCGCCGCCAGCCGCCTGCCGAGCAGCTCGACCGCCTCGGCGGGAGAGAGGACGCTCAGCAGCGACAGGGCGGCCCCGAACAGCGGGTACTCCTCCCGCGGCTGCGCGACCAGCTCCCGGAGCCAGTCGTAGAGCTCCTCCCGCCCGGCGTCGGTGAGCGCGTAGACGGTGCGCTCGGGCCGCTGGGTGTCCCGTACGGTCTCCTGCTCGGTGATGAACCCGGCCTTCTTCAGCTGGCCCACCACCATGTAGAGCGAGCCCCGGTTGTACTTGAAGCTGCGGTCCTTGTCGGTCTCCTTGAGTCGGCGTCCCAGCTCGTAGGGGTGCATCGGCTCCCAGAGCAGGAACGCCAGCACCGCCAGCC
This region includes:
- a CDS encoding cytochrome P450 — translated: MTGAPKTLDRALAGRSAEGWERRLYLAAHPFAYPLLRGLARRGPAVRVPGVGVVVNDAGLARRILMDGETFRKDGPGSPGDLWTPVLGPSVLLNMEGEAHRALRRRLTELFTPSYTDALCARVLAGPLDRLAGRLARGADVDLVDTTRVLAGAVMSEVIGLETGQGAEAEAAYRRLFEQGERIVSMISLRTRRLSPAQIRRARAVLDPLGDIAAKAYAAGGDTTVMGRMRELGLSEAEARGAAGAFFLTGTETVATLVPRLVALLHDTGRLDGPATARTGRLDRLIDEAMRVTTPTPVMLRSVHRDADLDGVAARPGDRILIATHNCCRAYGPFDPDRAHPPELRRLWFGAGPHFCIGYPLAMAETRAVVRTVLDAAPLTITGRAAARGVLIPTYARLMVRSA
- a CDS encoding MBL fold metallo-hydrolase → MPEDLGGGVWSVPVPIPGNPLAYTLVYALDGPRGPVLVDAGWQHEDAWSALKNGLAVLGLDVGDVSGVVVTHFHPDHAGLAGRVREASGAWVAMHRADAALLATFRGVVEQDSGGTWELDALRRAGAAEGELAGYEGRERVDPPAAPDRELDDGELVDLPGRTLRAVWTPGHTPGHLCLHLEDGDRIFTGDHVLPRITPHIGLYPYDTPGVDPLGDFLASLARVAQVPAGEVLPAHQYRFRGLAERAEAIAAHHEERLAEVTALLSAEPATLWRLAAGMTWRAPWDAMPLTSRRMAAGEAAAHLRALERRGIARRQDAGGSLGFVLTSAPASS
- a CDS encoding PadR family transcriptional regulator: MVKRRAVSNPLGLAVLAFLLWEPMHPYELGRRLKETDKDRSFKYNRGSLYMVVGQLKKAGFITEQETVRDTQRPERTVYALTDAGREELYDWLRELVAQPREEYPLFGAALSLLSVLSPAEAVELLGRRLAALDAQAEETRAAVRAATEQGVAWVFLVEEEYRLAVLDAERGFVARLMESLSAPEYLSEWQRIFGSRS
- a CDS encoding NAD-dependent epimerase/dehydratase family protein; protein product: MRVAVTGASGFVGGAVCRALVEHGIDTRAYGRRAAVDPGHVAGAPYRSWDLTRGTLRDAPVVDAVVHCAGSVTDWGPVPEFFSTNLTGTRNALATFPGARFVHVSTASVYDPHRPTVMAKEDEAPAARHLNAYGASKAAAERAVLAVMRGHGRTRWRGPGRREALILRPHAVYGPGDTTLLPRVLSSVRGPVLLAVGNGRQRVSLTSIGNLVQGCLLAACGPVGSGVFNITDAEPVTLDGALRAVLSERGVRARPVYLPARPVRGLAAAAEGAFLLARRPEPPRLTRYAVGHLAVERTLDITAARTILGYKPEETDFTGAATWLPPVR
- a CDS encoding 3-oxoacyl-ACP synthase III family protein, translated to MRARIAGVAAHLPERTVTSAEVEARVRAESPGYRPHPTIVERMTGIAARHVMRDGEQASDLAVAAARRLLDELGLGPDRLDLLIFGSASQDLIEPATAHIVAAKLGASCPVFDVKNACNSFLNGLQMADALIRTGQHERVLVCTGESPSRAIRWNVRDRAQFADAFAGYTLSDAGAAMLVEAAPDGGIFYRDFAAVSSAWRVGTLPAGGSMHPRDPEFTYFSGDGRRLKDAFVGNGPEIFLTALEKTGLTWDDFAVVCVHQVTARYTELLRSILDIPAGRLVVTLPEHGNLASASLPFQLDTALREGRCGPGDRVALVGLAGGVSLGVTFAEL
- a CDS encoding FAD-dependent oxidoreductase, encoding MTVRTALVIGGGIAGPVTAMALRRAGIEPVVHEAYASTADGVGAMLTVAPNGLAALDVVGAGEAVRAAGQPITDSVLTDGRGRPIGVMRGLEGLPPGRALSRPDLYRVLHELATAEGIRIEYGKRLVDAREDAGGVTARFADGTEASADLLVGADGIRSVVRTLIDPGAPGPAHVPLLNVGATADVVVDAAPDTAYFAFGKRAFLGYWTQPDGTTTWFGNIPHEEPMTYAQAQEVPAGEWHRRLGEIYADDRPGRELVENTPPGRLAVLGTVEIMPKVPRWHRGRMVLVGDAVHAPSPSSGQGASLAAESAVELARCLRDLPEVPDAFAAYERLRRERVQKVAARAARTNNSKTLGPAGLAMMKLMMPLATRTFLSPERTLGPEHRFRIDWGAPVDAAPAGAR
- a CDS encoding steroid 3-ketoacyl-CoA thiolase, with protein sequence MGTPVIVDAVRTPLGKRNGWLAGLKAQAVLAHAYSALLERSGLEAGQVEQVFAGCVTQAGEQGGHVGRYAWLYAGLPWQAGVTTIDAQCGSAQQAVHLAASQVAAGAVDVAIGGGVEVMSRSPLGSNVLPANPRPDDWSLDMPNQFEAAERIARRRGLTRADLDAFGARSQQLAAKAWADGRFDREIAPIEAPVLDAEGAPTGETRTVTRDQGLRETTTEGLARLKPVLGEEALHTAGTSSQISDGAAAVLVMDEDRARALGLRPRARIRTQALVGSEPYYHLDGPVQSTERALARAGMTMADIDITEINEAFAAVVLSWASVHGPDMDRVNVNGGAIALGHPVGATGARLITTALHELERRDAATALVTMCCGGALSTATVLERI
- a CDS encoding cytochrome P450 — protein: MIRTNAKAAARHEARLLWNGNKGLFALLEAARHTGPITRVPRLGWVVTDPLLARRVLNDHAGFSMVGEGGVGHMWAQLFGDEMGRFFGGARHAEVRTRARDLFTEDSARELVERSQGAHYARLAERLAGGETVDVADTTRVLAGRLVADLLGLPAGRDDDAYRRVFAAGERLAGLAMGTTASTELDPAVLARARAIVGEITAGVEDAYRTAGTGTILGRCREMDLGLPLARGLATLLAIAGTETGASGTSRTVALLHDTGQQRLLLDDPGLMENAVREGLRVSTPAAVIGRHVARDTTVAGRRLEAGERILLLTYRATGAVGPFDVKRDYVPETRQLWFGGGRHLCLGAAVARTQVTRMLETLLAAGRPYRVVSRRAASRVLVPTYATLRVRTVS
- a CDS encoding class I adenylate-forming enzyme family protein, translating into MTLVQRLLEQAAATPGAVALVAGDGNALTYGDLRRRVLAVRHGLVTAGLEPGDGVLFSVRPSPESLVLALGVVAAGGVVVFADPGAGPEMFAARLRLARPRWSAAESLLYAGSRLRPVRAYARRRGLLLPDLAGLEVPGEGRMRHVYVGRWLPGVPRGALSFGRLAQAGDAPEPSGPGDPDAPAAVIFTSGTTAAPRAVVHTQGSLSAALDLFRTRLPLGPGDIVHTDQLMLGLPTLISGARWSMPPLFCSPEDFGRQLRERGATHTFCVPVHLAEVLDAHPRLPETLRHVLLGAAPAPAAILRRALDATGPSAQVLSVYAMTEILPVAIASAQDKLAHTRSGAGGDLLGEPLVKARVAEDGELHLAGPNLCRGYLGDPPLDELPTGDLARLDDAGRLVLTGRKKDMLIRGKFNLYPGLYEPAIAALDGVAEAAIVGVPDPATGDEEVVLAVAGDGERLPERLAARLPEVIDHDALPDRVVVLPGLPRSGRGRKLDRDRLREMVRERTA
- a CDS encoding glycosyltransferase family 2 protein yields the protein MDLWVVIPAYDEERSIGATLRRLAEQTDTGFTVVVVDNGSTDGTAGVVRAFAADGAGPRVRLVTEPQKGTGAAADTGIRHAIGAGATHVARTDADCLPGPEWIAAVKRAFGEGLEMVSGPLRPRTDEFRLKLWERRLLPAVIGIAAFFGRIRPGNQDPLALGPYLMMPGCNVAITAELYDRSGGFPRTRIEDVHEDRALVNRVRRLTTAYGLRKDMVVYGSVRRLRAYGLVGTLSWYADHRYTPEVVDIRLGDLR